In the genome of Gloeotrichia echinulata CP02, one region contains:
- a CDS encoding DUF5340 domain-containing protein, giving the protein MEQIPLPSPIHYELILQLLERQTMSAVNKNPDLRHQVNQLIITLRKAAVQQKQLEEICQFSSMAVDHRWSINHHRAEKVVTPD; this is encoded by the coding sequence ATGGAGCAAATTCCTCTGCCTTCACCGATCCACTACGAACTGATACTGCAACTCTTAGAAAGACAAACCATGTCAGCAGTAAATAAAAACCCGGATTTACGGCATCAGGTGAATCAGCTAATTATTACTCTCCGTAAAGCTGCTGTCCAGCAAAAGCAGTTAGAAGAAATTTGTCAGTTTTCCTCTATGGCTGTTGATCACCGTTGGTCAATCAACCATCATCGTGCGGAAAAGGTTGTCACCCCCGATTGA
- a CDS encoding alanine--glyoxylate aminotransferase family protein — translation MDDKLMLMIPGPTPVPEAALLALAKHPIGHRTNQFSKILAEVTENLKWLHQTQSDVLTLNVSGTGAVEAGIINFLSPGDRILVGSNGKFGERWVEVGQAYGLNVEAVTAEWGKPLDPALFGEKLAADTQKQIKAVVITHSETSTGVLNDLEAINRHVKAHGEALIIVDAVTSLGAFNLPVDAWGLDVVASGSQKGYMIPPGLGFVSVSPKAWEAYKTAKLPKYYLDLGQYRKSVAKNTTPFTPPVNLIVALHTTLRIMKDEGLESIFGRHQRLKNSTRAAIKALNLPLFADDNYASPAITSVAPEGIESDKIRSLMNKRFDIDLAGGQDHLKNKIFRIGHLGFVSDRDILSCIASLEVVLSELGYKNFTPGAGVAAVAKVLSQL, via the coding sequence ATGGACGATAAGCTGATGCTAATGATTCCTGGCCCAACGCCGGTGCCAGAAGCTGCTTTACTGGCATTAGCCAAGCACCCAATTGGACACAGAACTAATCAATTTAGCAAAATCTTGGCTGAGGTGACAGAAAACCTCAAATGGCTGCACCAAACTCAAAGTGATGTGTTGACGCTAAATGTTAGCGGTACTGGTGCGGTGGAAGCGGGAATCATTAATTTTCTGTCTCCAGGCGATCGCATTTTGGTTGGTTCCAATGGTAAATTTGGCGAACGCTGGGTAGAAGTTGGTCAAGCCTATGGTTTAAATGTCGAAGCTGTGACTGCTGAATGGGGAAAACCCCTAGATCCGGCGCTATTTGGCGAAAAACTAGCAGCGGATACCCAAAAGCAAATCAAAGCTGTCGTCATCACCCACAGCGAAACCTCAACTGGTGTATTGAATGACTTGGAAGCCATCAATCGCCACGTCAAAGCCCACGGTGAAGCCCTAATTATTGTTGATGCGGTAACTAGTTTAGGCGCGTTCAATTTACCAGTAGATGCTTGGGGTTTGGATGTAGTCGCCTCTGGTTCGCAAAAAGGTTATATGATCCCACCAGGATTGGGATTTGTTTCTGTCAGCCCCAAAGCTTGGGAAGCTTACAAAACTGCCAAATTACCGAAGTATTATCTGGATTTAGGGCAGTATCGCAAATCGGTAGCGAAAAATACTACCCCCTTCACTCCGCCTGTGAACTTAATCGTGGCCTTGCACACCACGTTAAGAATAATGAAAGATGAGGGTTTAGAATCAATATTTGGTAGACACCAAAGGTTGAAGAATTCTACCCGCGCTGCAATTAAAGCCTTGAATTTACCATTGTTTGCGGATGATAATTATGCCAGTCCGGCAATTACATCTGTAGCCCCAGAAGGGATTGAATCAGATAAAATTCGGTCATTGATGAACAAGCGCTTTGATATTGACCTCGCAGGCGGTCAAGACCATCTGAAAAACAAAATTTTCCGGATTGGTCACTTGGGCTTTGTGAGCGATCGCGATATTCTTAGCTGTATAGCATCCTTAGAGGTAGTTCTGTCTGAACTCGGTTACAAAAACTTCACCCCAGGCGCTGGTGTGGCTGCTGTAGCTAAAGTGTTGAGTCAGTTGTGA
- a CDS encoding RRXRR domain-containing protein, which produces MIRVTVLDKNGKPMMPTKASRARRWLKEGKAKVIHNDLNVFGVQLLAEASGYNQQPIALGLDPGKKFTGIGIQTSKFTLFMAHLVLPFSDVTKKMDGRRLLRRARRGRRINRKVSFKQRAHRQKRFNNRKQNKLPPSIRANKELELRVTKELVKLFPVTQITYEYIKAKGDKGFSPVMVGQKVMLQWLSEVAPTNIQEGWQTSILRQQLGLSKDKKDKSKQTPETHAHDGIALASSNFMRFEKFHTANSRGHRWVGEVTITPASFRIISRPKLFRRQLHFENPVKDIHSNRKRKGGTITPFGLRSGDLVKAEKAGKFYIGWIGGYTQTAKTKKVSVYDHNWHRLGQFSPSKVQLIKRSTRLCVAVEEIV; this is translated from the coding sequence ATGATTCGTGTGACAGTGTTAGATAAAAACGGTAAACCCATGATGCCAACAAAAGCCAGTAGAGCTAGACGTTGGCTAAAGGAGGGGAAGGCAAAGGTTATTCATAATGACCTAAATGTTTTTGGCGTTCAGCTATTAGCAGAAGCGTCTGGTTATAATCAACAGCCTATAGCTTTAGGTTTAGACCCTGGCAAGAAATTTACTGGCATAGGAATACAAACATCCAAATTTACCTTGTTTATGGCGCATCTCGTTTTACCATTTTCAGATGTCACCAAAAAGATGGATGGTAGACGATTATTAAGACGCGCTAGACGTGGCAGAAGGATTAACCGAAAGGTTTCATTTAAACAACGTGCCCATCGTCAAAAAAGGTTTAACAACCGCAAACAGAATAAATTACCTCCCAGTATTCGTGCTAACAAGGAATTGGAATTACGAGTTACCAAAGAATTAGTAAAATTATTCCCCGTAACTCAAATCACTTATGAATACATCAAAGCGAAAGGCGACAAGGGTTTTAGTCCAGTGATGGTAGGTCAAAAAGTGATGCTGCAATGGCTATCTGAAGTCGCGCCAACCAACATACAAGAGGGATGGCAGACTTCAATACTCAGACAGCAATTAGGGTTATCCAAAGACAAGAAAGATAAGTCAAAACAAACTCCAGAAACCCATGCCCATGATGGGATTGCGTTGGCATCTAGTAACTTTATGCGGTTTGAGAAGTTTCACACTGCCAATAGTCGGGGACATCGCTGGGTGGGGGAGGTAACAATTACGCCAGCATCGTTTCGGATAATTTCAAGACCAAAGTTATTTCGTCGTCAACTTCATTTTGAAAACCCAGTTAAAGATATTCATAGCAACAGAAAGCGCAAAGGTGGAACAATTACGCCATTCGGATTACGTTCTGGTGACTTGGTGAAAGCTGAAAAGGCGGGTAAATTTTATATTGGCTGGATTGGTGGCTATACGCAGACTGCAAAAACTAAAAAAGTTTCTGTGTATGACCACAATTGGCACAGGTTGGGGCAATTCAGCCCATCAAAAGTGCAATTAATTAAGCGGAGTACGAGATTATGCGTTGCAGTCGAAGAGATTGTTTGA
- a CDS encoding DnaJ domain-containing protein, which produces MVNSNHYETLQVSQNATQAEIKQAYRRLVKLFHPDSNHQTADKEQIIHINAAYEVLGDTQSRLNYDQKLRDSSQKFQSDRQQRTASAQQHYQATRKRGRDVDEQVEEWLRLIYQPVNHLLCRILNSLEEQIDTLAADPFDDELLDEFQEYLQSCRLDLKQAQITFRSLPNPPSLARAAAHLYYSLNQVADGLEELAYFPLSYDERYLHTGQELFRIATRLHCEAQASVT; this is translated from the coding sequence ATGGTGAATTCTAATCATTACGAAACCCTACAAGTTAGTCAAAATGCTACTCAAGCGGAGATTAAGCAAGCTTATCGCCGCTTGGTAAAATTATTTCATCCTGACAGTAATCACCAAACAGCAGACAAAGAGCAGATTATCCACATCAATGCAGCGTATGAAGTTTTAGGCGACACTCAAAGTCGCCTTAATTATGACCAAAAACTGCGTGATAGCTCCCAAAAATTCCAGAGCGATCGCCAACAGCGTACCGCATCTGCTCAACAGCATTACCAAGCGACACGGAAAAGGGGAAGAGATGTTGATGAGCAAGTCGAAGAATGGCTACGTCTAATTTATCAACCAGTCAATCACTTGCTTTGTCGCATTCTCAATTCCCTAGAGGAGCAAATCGACACACTAGCCGCTGATCCCTTTGATGATGAATTATTAGACGAATTTCAAGAATATTTACAATCCTGTCGCCTTGACCTCAAGCAAGCCCAAATTACTTTTCGTTCTCTACCGAATCCACCTAGTCTAGCAAGAGCGGCGGCTCACCTTTACTATAGCCTCAATCAAGTAGCCGATGGACTGGAAGAATTAGCATATTTCCCCTTGAGCTACGATGAGCGTTATTTGCACACAGGTCAAGAATTATTCCGCATCGCTACGAGATTGCACTGTGAAGCCCAAGCATCTGTTACATAG
- a CDS encoding 6-carboxytetrahydropterin synthase, whose amino-acid sequence MEAYLTISTHFSAAHRLAPNLSPEVYGKCTRTHGHNYHLEVTVKGKIDPRTGMIVDLGALNRIVENFVVEPLDHNCLNEDIPYFAQIVPTTENISLYIYNLLKSPIQELGAELYKVKLFESAELWVDCMGEGTEAYFSVSTHFSAAHRLADPNLSNEKNSEIYGKCARPHGHGHNYHLEVTVKGEIDPRTGMIVDLGGLHQAIKDYVVEPFDHSFLNKDIPYFGEVVPTAENIALYISNLLRSPIQELGGKLYKVKLIESPNNSCEIYCSESESSSVSLASQPVLTRV is encoded by the coding sequence ATGGAAGCCTATCTTACCATTAGCACTCACTTTAGTGCCGCCCATCGGCTGGCTCCTAACCTCAGTCCAGAGGTTTACGGTAAGTGTACCCGTACCCACGGACACAACTACCATCTAGAAGTCACCGTGAAAGGTAAAATCGACCCACGGACGGGTATGATTGTAGATTTAGGCGCTTTGAATCGAATCGTAGAAAATTTTGTAGTGGAGCCATTGGATCACAACTGTTTAAACGAAGATATTCCTTACTTTGCTCAAATTGTGCCTACGACTGAAAATATCTCACTTTACATTTATAATTTGCTCAAATCACCCATCCAAGAATTGGGCGCGGAACTGTACAAAGTGAAGTTGTTTGAAAGTGCTGAACTTTGGGTAGACTGCATGGGAGAAGGAACGGAAGCTTATTTCAGCGTCAGTACTCACTTTAGCGCCGCCCATCGCCTGGCTGACCCTAACCTCAGTAACGAAAAAAATAGCGAGATTTACGGTAAGTGTGCGCGTCCTCACGGTCACGGACACAACTATCATCTAGAAGTCACCGTGAAAGGGGAGATTGATCCACGCACCGGTATGATTGTCGATTTAGGTGGTTTGCATCAGGCGATTAAAGATTATGTGGTAGAACCATTCGACCACAGTTTTTTAAACAAAGACATTCCTTACTTTGGTGAAGTCGTACCCACTGCTGAGAATATCGCACTTTACATTAGTAATTTATTGCGATCGCCTATTCAGGAATTGGGTGGCAAACTTTACAAGGTGAAATTGATTGAGAGTCCGAATAATTCTTGTGAAATCTATTGTTCTGAGTCGGAATCTAGCTCAGTTTCTCTAGCGAGTCAGCCTGTGTTGACAAGAGTTTAG
- a CDS encoding Rrf2 family transcriptional regulator, which produces MELSCKSEYAILALLEMATNYQSGEPQQIRQIAAQQNIPDRYLEQLLATLRRGGIIKSQRGSKGGYLLAREPRKITILEILECLEGLDVRPSAQEVNSRTVDSSVIEEIWQEACQAANSVLQKYTLQELCEKRDSLRQVDIMYYI; this is translated from the coding sequence GTGGAACTATCGTGTAAATCAGAATATGCAATTCTTGCATTATTAGAGATGGCCACTAATTACCAAAGTGGCGAACCCCAGCAAATTCGACAAATTGCAGCACAGCAAAATATCCCCGACCGCTATTTAGAGCAGCTACTGGCGACTTTGAGGCGTGGGGGTATAATCAAGAGTCAACGGGGGTCTAAAGGTGGCTATCTGTTGGCGCGAGAACCTAGGAAAATTACAATTTTAGAGATATTAGAATGCTTGGAAGGGTTAGATGTGCGGCCGTCCGCTCAGGAGGTCAATTCTAGAACAGTAGACAGTTCTGTGATAGAAGAGATTTGGCAAGAAGCATGTCAGGCTGCAAATTCAGTATTGCAAAAATACACTCTTCAGGAACTTTGTGAAAAAAGAGATTCCCTGCGACAGGTCGATATTATGTACTACATTTAG
- a CDS encoding DUF2949 domain-containing protein, with amino-acid sequence MTIHTGLGGEIQMAPSTYSRLIHFLQEDLAISTASLAVALRHREQDPGPLPMILWQYGLINLEQLEQIYDWLETA; translated from the coding sequence ATGACAATACACACTGGCCTAGGAGGTGAGATCCAAATGGCACCATCAACATATTCTAGACTGATTCATTTTTTACAGGAAGATTTGGCAATTTCTACCGCTTCGTTGGCTGTAGCGCTGCGACATCGAGAGCAAGATCCAGGGCCTTTACCCATGATTCTTTGGCAATACGGTTTGATTAATCTCGAACAGTTAGAACAAATTTATGATTGGCTAGAGACGGCATAG
- a CDS encoding DUF192 domain-containing protein — protein sequence MLRELSFFAILLSFLLMGCSPPTTANPPTTTSDSPTQAPVPVSQTLPISAKAIFPNNAVIQLEVAKTPQQQEIGLMNRTSLADDRGMLFKFPNARPVSFWMKNTLIPLDIIFIQKGVVKYIHAATPPCVSEPCPTYGPNKLIDTVLELRSGRSAELGLKVGDQVKIQFL from the coding sequence ATGCTTCGTGAATTAAGCTTTTTTGCCATATTGTTGAGTTTTTTGCTGATGGGGTGTTCCCCACCAACCACAGCCAATCCTCCCACCACCACCTCAGACTCTCCTACTCAAGCGCCAGTCCCTGTAAGTCAAACACTACCCATTTCCGCTAAAGCCATTTTTCCCAATAACGCAGTCATTCAGTTGGAAGTAGCAAAGACGCCACAACAGCAGGAGATTGGACTGATGAATCGGACATCTTTGGCGGATGACCGGGGGATGCTATTTAAGTTCCCGAACGCCCGTCCAGTCAGCTTCTGGATGAAAAATACACTCATCCCACTAGATATTATCTTTATCCAGAAAGGAGTTGTGAAGTACATTCACGCTGCTACCCCTCCCTGTGTTAGTGAGCCTTGTCCCACCTATGGACCTAATAAATTAATTGATACAGTGCTGGAACTGCGGTCTGGACGCTCTGCGGAATTAGGTTTGAAGGTAGGCGATCAGGTTAAAATACAATTTCTCTAG
- the trpC gene encoding indole-3-glycerol phosphate synthase TrpC: MQIRRRSPNVTVNVSIISYQVAMPDGEPNNILEEIVWQKEIEVDQMRERLPLQELQKQVLLAPPTRDFFAALRQGKTTPALIAEVKKASPSKGVLRENFDPVEIALAYEQGGASCLSVLTDTKFFQGSFDNLAKVRAAVDLPLLCKEFVISPYQMYWARLQGADAVLLIAAILCDQDLQYFVKIAKTLNMTALIEVHNLEELDRVLALEGVSLVGINNRNLEDFSVDLQTTCQLLATRGKQLQERNILVVSESGLHHPEHLNLVATAGASAVLIGESLVTQADPALAIAQIFPGRL; encoded by the coding sequence ATGCAAATCCGTCGCCGTTCACCTAACGTAACTGTTAATGTTTCTATAATTAGTTATCAGGTTGCTATGCCTGATGGTGAGCCAAACAACATTTTGGAGGAAATTGTCTGGCAAAAAGAAATAGAAGTTGACCAAATGCGCGAAAGACTACCTTTGCAAGAATTGCAGAAGCAGGTACTCTTAGCACCGCCAACCCGTGATTTTTTTGCCGCCCTGCGACAAGGTAAGACAACACCAGCGTTAATTGCCGAAGTCAAAAAAGCTTCTCCTAGTAAAGGGGTATTACGGGAAAATTTTGACCCAGTAGAAATTGCTCTTGCTTATGAACAAGGCGGCGCTAGTTGTCTTTCTGTACTTACAGATACCAAATTTTTTCAGGGTAGCTTTGATAATTTAGCTAAGGTTCGCGCTGCGGTCGATTTACCACTACTGTGTAAGGAGTTTGTCATCTCTCCTTACCAAATGTACTGGGCGCGTCTTCAGGGAGCAGATGCTGTGTTATTGATTGCGGCTATCCTCTGCGATCAAGATTTGCAATACTTCGTCAAAATTGCCAAAACTCTCAACATGACAGCTTTGATCGAAGTTCACAACCTAGAAGAACTTGACCGTGTGTTAGCCTTAGAAGGTGTATCTTTGGTAGGAATCAACAATCGGAATTTAGAAGATTTTTCTGTTGACCTGCAAACCACTTGTCAACTACTGGCGACAAGAGGTAAACAATTGCAAGAACGGAACATCTTGGTTGTCAGTGAATCAGGATTACATCATCCAGAACACCTGAATTTGGTAGCCACAGCAGGTGCATCCGCCGTACTGATTGGCGAGTCTTTGGTGACACAAGCAGATCCAGCCTTGGCGATCGCCCAAATATTCCCTGGGCGTTTGTAA
- a CDS encoding PrsW family glutamic-type intramembrane protease, with protein MANYSVILWSIVPPLVLLSYYYSRVTTAPSLFRLLLFFILGGISGYIALNLEWAFETVANSVVDWQRLQRFLPGIALRQLVEIGPIEEGCKLLAVIVPTWYLQRRYQLRPSTVFLFTIAVALGFTAQENWNYLVNGIASIFERSIGTPVHAMFSAPWGYALAIYICANIRLRQNRKLIPTAWLNSVFCHALVNVLSSTWRYSVPLSFLGYGFFPFLLWMFWRLEQLLRRVQGKPPITLISGYTPQQRYWQRGLILFALILGGNAIFGLFLLFKKLSPLRGSQLFYPDILWYILSRCLFNLVFAVVAWLIYRYLRRLARRRYF; from the coding sequence GTGGCTAATTACTCTGTAATTTTGTGGTCAATTGTACCACCCTTGGTGCTTCTTAGCTACTACTATTCTCGCGTTACAACAGCTCCATCATTATTTCGCTTGCTGTTGTTCTTCATTCTAGGAGGCATATCTGGTTACATCGCCCTCAATCTAGAATGGGCTTTTGAAACTGTAGCCAATAGCGTTGTAGATTGGCAACGGTTACAGCGATTCCTCCCTGGTATAGCCTTGAGACAACTGGTAGAAATCGGTCCAATTGAAGAAGGCTGCAAGTTGCTAGCGGTTATTGTCCCAACTTGGTATCTGCAGCGCAGGTATCAATTACGCCCTAGTACCGTTTTTCTCTTTACCATCGCCGTGGCCTTGGGATTCACCGCCCAAGAGAACTGGAATTACCTAGTTAACGGTATAGCATCAATTTTTGAGCGTAGTATCGGTACGCCAGTCCATGCTATGTTTTCTGCCCCTTGGGGGTATGCCCTAGCAATATATATCTGTGCTAACATTCGGTTACGCCAAAACCGGAAGTTGATTCCCACAGCATGGCTAAATTCTGTCTTCTGTCATGCTCTAGTGAATGTCCTATCTAGCACCTGGCGTTATTCAGTACCACTAAGTTTCCTCGGTTATGGTTTCTTTCCCTTCCTGTTGTGGATGTTTTGGCGACTGGAACAATTACTGCGAAGAGTGCAAGGCAAACCCCCAATTACCTTGATATCAGGCTACACACCCCAGCAACGTTATTGGCAAAGAGGTTTAATACTGTTTGCCCTGATACTAGGTGGAAATGCGATTTTTGGCTTATTTCTCTTATTCAAAAAACTTAGCCCCTTAAGGGGGTCGCAGCTTTTTTATCCTGATATTTTGTGGTATATACTTAGTCGATGCCTATTTAATCTAGTTTTCGCAGTTGTAGCGTGGTTGATTTATCGTTATTTGCGACGTTTAGCCAGGCGACGGTATTTTTAA
- a CDS encoding class I SAM-dependent methyltransferase codes for MTTTVNSAPGLASRLVNGLLAIKPLANLAKHQARQMMIKRAEKIGVFWIQEVKKLQARDWTTDLDKVENPQLSYPDYYLTSFHAYQTGNLSWQAAFEVESAAYAVHAKIWQGFQAEGDSRLRQSYHVILKNQISKQPQDILDLGCSVGLSTFALQELYPQAKMTGLDLSPYFLAVANYRSQQRQAKINWVHAAAESSGLPDASFDLVSIFLVCHELPQSATRQILAQARRLLRPGGYLGIMDMNPKSESYQKMAPYILTLLKSTEPYLDQYFTLDLEQAIVEAGFQTPSITPNSPRHRTVIAQVRG; via the coding sequence ATGACTACTACTGTAAACTCTGCTCCTGGTTTAGCTTCCCGTTTGGTAAATGGTCTACTGGCAATTAAGCCTTTAGCTAACCTAGCCAAGCATCAAGCTAGACAAATGATGATTAAACGCGCCGAAAAGATTGGTGTGTTTTGGATACAAGAAGTAAAGAAACTACAGGCTCGTGATTGGACAACCGATTTAGACAAAGTAGAAAATCCTCAGCTTTCCTACCCAGACTATTACCTTACCTCATTTCACGCCTACCAAACCGGTAATCTCAGTTGGCAAGCGGCTTTTGAGGTGGAATCTGCTGCTTATGCTGTCCACGCTAAGATTTGGCAAGGTTTCCAGGCTGAAGGTGATTCTAGACTGCGCCAAAGTTACCACGTTATCCTCAAAAACCAAATCTCTAAGCAACCACAAGATATTTTAGATTTGGGATGCAGTGTGGGTTTAAGTACCTTTGCGCTACAAGAACTTTATCCCCAAGCTAAAATGACCGGGTTAGATTTATCTCCCTACTTCTTAGCGGTTGCCAACTATCGCTCACAACAACGTCAAGCTAAAATCAATTGGGTTCATGCGGCTGCTGAATCTAGTGGGCTACCTGATGCATCTTTTGATTTAGTCTCCATTTTCCTAGTTTGCCATGAATTACCCCAGTCAGCAACTAGACAAATTTTGGCACAAGCGCGGCGGTTGTTGCGTCCGGGTGGTTATTTAGGGATTATGGATATGAATCCCAAATCGGAAAGTTACCAGAAAATGGCACCTTATATTTTGACCCTACTCAAAAGTACTGAACCATATTTAGATCAATATTTCACCTTGGATCTTGAGCAAGCGATTGTGGAGGCGGGTTTCCAAACTCCTAGCATTACTCCCAATAGTCCCCGTCATCGGACTGTAATTGCTCAAGTGCGTGGCTAA
- the lpdA gene encoding dihydrolipoyl dehydrogenase — MSQGFDYDLVIIGAGVGGHGAALHAVSCGLKTAIIEAADMGGTCVNRGCIPSKALLAASGRVRELRNAHHLKSLGIQVGSVEFDRQAIANHAHNLVSKIQGDLTNSLKRLGVDIIRGWGKLAGTQKVSVTADGSEKTITAKDIILSPGSVPFVPPGIEVDGKTVFTSDQGVKLESLPNWVAIIGSGYIGLEFSDIYSALGCEITLIEALDLLMPGFDRDIAKLAERVLITPRDIETKVGIYAKKIIPGSPVVIELADFKTKEDVEVIEVDACLVATGRIPATKNLGLESVGVELDRRNFIPVDDRLAVLSGGEVIPHLWAIGDANGKMMLAHAASAQGIVAVENIVGHQRLIDYRSIPAAAFTHPEVSYVGLTETQAQELGATEGFEIATSRSYFKGNSKALAENEADGIAKVVYRKDTGEVLGVHIFGLHASDLIHEASAAVANRQSVQTLAHLVHAHPTLSEVLDEAYKRAIAS; from the coding sequence GTGAGTCAGGGATTTGATTACGATTTAGTGATTATAGGCGCTGGTGTAGGCGGACATGGTGCAGCCCTACACGCAGTCAGTTGTGGTCTGAAAACAGCGATTATCGAAGCGGCTGACATGGGGGGAACTTGTGTTAACCGAGGATGTATACCGTCGAAAGCGCTGTTGGCTGCTTCTGGACGTGTGCGAGAGTTACGCAATGCTCACCACCTCAAGTCGCTAGGAATTCAAGTTGGTAGCGTAGAATTTGATCGTCAGGCGATCGCCAATCATGCACACAATCTTGTCTCGAAAATTCAAGGCGACTTAACCAATAGCCTCAAACGTCTGGGAGTCGATATTATCAGGGGTTGGGGAAAACTAGCTGGTACGCAAAAGGTCAGTGTAACTGCTGATGGTAGTGAAAAAACAATCACAGCTAAAGATATTATTCTCTCCCCCGGTTCAGTGCCTTTCGTACCTCCAGGCATTGAAGTAGACGGCAAAACCGTATTTACTAGTGACCAAGGTGTAAAGTTAGAATCGCTACCAAACTGGGTGGCAATTATTGGCAGTGGTTACATCGGCTTGGAATTTTCGGATATTTACTCAGCCTTGGGCTGTGAAATCACCTTGATTGAAGCCCTAGACCTGCTAATGCCAGGATTTGACCGTGATATAGCCAAACTCGCCGAACGGGTGCTGATTACTCCCCGCGATATTGAAACCAAAGTGGGGATATACGCCAAAAAAATCATCCCTGGTTCACCAGTGGTCATTGAGTTAGCAGATTTTAAAACCAAAGAAGATGTAGAGGTGATTGAGGTCGATGCTTGTCTAGTCGCCACCGGACGTATCCCCGCCACAAAAAATCTTGGCTTGGAATCTGTCGGTGTGGAACTTGACCGCAGGAATTTTATCCCCGTCGATGACCGCCTAGCTGTGCTATCAGGTGGTGAAGTCATACCCCATCTCTGGGCTATTGGCGATGCGAATGGCAAAATGATGCTCGCCCACGCCGCTTCTGCTCAAGGCATCGTCGCCGTAGAAAATATAGTTGGGCATCAGCGCTTAATAGATTATCGTAGCATCCCAGCAGCGGCCTTTACTCACCCAGAAGTTAGCTATGTGGGCTTAACCGAAACACAAGCACAGGAATTGGGTGCAACGGAAGGATTTGAAATAGCCACAAGTAGAAGTTACTTCAAAGGAAATTCCAAAGCACTCGCAGAAAATGAAGCTGACGGGATCGCCAAGGTAGTCTATCGCAAAGACACAGGGGAAGTCTTGGGCGTCCACATTTTTGGACTCCACGCCTCAGACCTGATCCACGAAGCCTCAGCAGCGGTTGCTAACCGCCAATCAGTCCAAACTCTCGCTCATTTAGTTCACGCCCACCCGACACTTTCTGAAGTGTTGGATGAAGCCTATAAACGAGCGATCGCTTCTTAG
- a CDS encoding Uma2 family endonuclease: MQTTPVRWTTADLELFAGDRRNRYEIIDGELFVTRSPHWEHQTTCTNIVTVLKNWSEETGLGKPAVAPGIIFSDADNVIPDVVWASNERLERLLDEAGHLTGAPELIIEVLSPGEKNEKRDKETKLKLYSVQGVLEYWICDRTQKKLEVYRREQATLKLAATLFEQDELTSPVLPGFKCLVSKLF, encoded by the coding sequence ATGCAAACAACTCCAGTGCGTTGGACGACTGCTGACCTAGAGCTATTTGCAGGCGATCGCAGAAATCGCTATGAAATTATTGATGGAGAGTTATTTGTGACCAGATCACCACATTGGGAGCATCAGACGACATGCACCAACATTGTTACAGTTCTGAAGAATTGGTCAGAGGAAACTGGACTGGGTAAACCAGCAGTAGCACCAGGAATTATTTTCTCAGATGCTGACAATGTGATTCCTGATGTGGTATGGGCAAGTAATGAACGCTTGGAACGCCTCCTAGACGAAGCCGGACACCTAACAGGCGCACCAGAGTTAATCATAGAAGTTCTTTCTCCCGGCGAAAAAAATGAAAAACGGGACAAGGAAACGAAGCTAAAACTTTATTCAGTCCAGGGAGTTCTAGAATATTGGATTTGCGATCGCACTCAAAAAAAACTGGAAGTTTATCGCCGCGAACAGGCTACCTTAAAGTTAGCAGCTACTTTATTTGAGCAAGATGAGTTAACAAGTCCTGTGCTACCCGGATTTAAATGTTTAGTAAGTAAACTTTTTTAA